One segment of Streptomyces sp. TG1A-8 DNA contains the following:
- a CDS encoding SDR family NAD(P)-dependent oxidoreductase — MVTGASAGIGKATAKRFAENGDKVLLIARQEKRLTEAVREIESGVPGADVQPLALDMSDSGSADALRDHVRSTGLPVGGLLCCAGAVPPSEGTDGDDVGAVLTEWQDAYRSNVLTSVVAVESLLPLMADGGGIVLYSSIAAYRGSGGTGGYGAAKAALHSYVHFLATRLGPRGINANAIAPGYVAGTDLFGDGLPAAQENKLVRQTALGRAGDPADIAELGFYLCSKPGGYITSQILQINGGSHHGV, encoded by the coding sequence GTGGTGACCGGCGCGAGCGCCGGCATCGGAAAGGCCACGGCGAAGCGGTTCGCCGAGAACGGCGACAAGGTGCTCCTGATCGCCCGCCAGGAGAAGCGGCTCACCGAGGCGGTGCGGGAGATCGAGTCGGGCGTGCCGGGAGCCGATGTCCAGCCGCTCGCCCTCGACATGTCCGACTCCGGTTCGGCGGACGCCCTGCGGGACCACGTCAGGTCCACGGGACTGCCCGTCGGCGGTCTGCTGTGCTGTGCGGGCGCCGTGCCGCCGTCCGAGGGCACGGACGGCGACGACGTGGGAGCGGTCCTGACGGAATGGCAGGACGCGTACCGTTCGAACGTCCTGACCTCCGTCGTCGCCGTGGAATCGCTGCTCCCCCTCATGGCCGACGGCGGCGGCATCGTGCTCTACAGCTCCATCGCCGCCTACCGGGGGTCCGGCGGGACGGGCGGCTACGGCGCCGCGAAGGCCGCCCTCCACTCGTACGTCCACTTCCTCGCCACGCGCCTGGGGCCGCGCGGCATCAACGCCAACGCGATCGCACCGGGTTACGTCGCGGGCACCGACCTCTTCGGTGACGGCCTGCCCGCCGCGCAGGAGAACAAGCTCGTCCGCCAGACCGCTCTGGGGCGCGCGGGCGATCCCGCGGACATCGCGGAGCTCGGCTTCTACCTGTGCTCGAAGCCCGGGGGCTACATCACCTCGCAGATCCTCCAGATCAACGGCGGCTCCCACCACGGCGTCTGA
- a CDS encoding helix-turn-helix transcriptional regulator — translation MSGGTELGRFLRARRGQIRPQDVGLPAGTGIRRTPGLRREELATLAGVSVDYYTRLERGRETRPSPAVVTALGEALQLSGDALQRLHELVALAAGQAPAPSPDPAHTVRESVRVLLETLRPAPAYVVSRVNGLLAANRPGLRLFPGITDWPPERRNITRYMFLHPMGRKLYRDWERMAAHSAAHLRAMAGADPDMPELAQLVGELVVKSPEFARLWERYDVQARSGGQKHFQHPEVGSMCLHFEVMAIFRTDGQRLVTYHAMPGTPDHDAMLLLDMASPREAAYSERAGG, via the coding sequence ATGAGTGGAGGCACTGAGTTAGGACGCTTTCTGCGCGCTCGGCGGGGACAGATCCGCCCGCAGGACGTGGGGCTGCCGGCCGGCACCGGCATCCGCCGCACTCCGGGACTGCGCCGGGAGGAGCTGGCGACGCTGGCCGGGGTCAGCGTCGACTACTACACGCGCCTAGAGCGCGGTCGCGAGACACGGCCCTCACCCGCCGTCGTCACCGCGCTGGGCGAGGCGCTGCAGTTGTCCGGCGACGCACTGCAGCGGCTGCACGAGCTGGTGGCGCTCGCCGCGGGCCAGGCCCCGGCACCGTCCCCCGACCCGGCGCACACCGTGCGGGAGTCGGTCCGCGTCCTGTTGGAGACGCTGCGCCCGGCACCGGCGTACGTCGTCAGCCGCGTCAACGGCCTGCTGGCCGCCAACCGGCCGGGGCTGCGCCTCTTCCCGGGCATCACGGACTGGCCGCCGGAGCGCCGCAACATCACCCGCTACATGTTCCTGCACCCCATGGGCCGCAAGCTGTACCGCGACTGGGAGCGGATGGCGGCGCACAGCGCCGCCCACCTGCGTGCGATGGCGGGCGCCGACCCGGACATGCCGGAGCTGGCCCAGCTCGTCGGCGAACTGGTGGTGAAGAGCCCGGAGTTCGCCCGACTGTGGGAGCGGTACGACGTACAGGCGCGAAGCGGCGGCCAGAAGCACTTCCAGCACCCGGAGGTCGGTTCGATGTGCCTCCACTTCGAGGTCATGGCGATCTTCCGCACGGACGGCCAGCGCCTCGTCACCTACCACGCGATGCCCGGCACCCCCGACCACGACGCCATGCTGCTGCTGGACATGGCCAGCCCCAGGGAGGCCGCGTACTCCGAGCGGGCCGGGGGGTGA
- a CDS encoding MFS transporter, with protein MSVMRSGADAGQTRSEGIRSGPEQAGSATAALTAAVLGFFVITLDVSGVNVALPAMGDDLGGSLSGLQWVADSYTLMFAALMLSAGALSDAVGARRAYGWGLAVFTLASLACGVAPTLGTLTAARVVQGSAAAVMVPTSLALIRQAFPDPEARARGIALWTVGGAVAIAAGPVLGGLLTTEWSWRVVFCLNVPAGLAGFLTLMRAARSPRHPAVFDPPGQLTAVLALAALTFAVIEGGHHGLTPTVLAAAGVAVLAGAGFVAVEARRPTPMLPLELFRQRGVTVPVIAGFACNAAFYGGVFVLSLFFQEQRGQSAFSAGLMFVPMAVITANFNYLSPRAVSRYGPRAVVVAGLLVGTVGCCGLAAVDSGTPWWLIALPMIPLGIGGSLAMPALTSLMLDSVAAERAGTAAALLNTSRQTGGALSIAVFGALLAGDFAPGMRESLLLAAALLVANALGAAALLPRR; from the coding sequence ATGAGCGTTATGCGTTCCGGGGCGGACGCCGGACAGACGAGGAGCGAGGGCATCCGGAGCGGGCCGGAGCAGGCCGGTTCCGCCACCGCGGCCCTGACCGCCGCCGTCCTCGGCTTCTTCGTGATCACCCTCGACGTCTCCGGCGTCAACGTGGCGCTGCCCGCGATGGGGGACGACCTCGGGGGTTCCCTGTCGGGGCTCCAGTGGGTCGCCGACAGCTACACCCTGATGTTCGCGGCGCTGATGCTCTCCGCCGGCGCGCTCTCGGACGCGGTCGGTGCGCGGCGCGCGTACGGCTGGGGGCTCGCCGTCTTCACCCTCGCCTCGCTGGCCTGCGGGGTGGCGCCGACGCTCGGGACGCTGACGGCGGCGCGCGTGGTGCAGGGGAGTGCGGCGGCGGTGATGGTGCCCACCTCGCTGGCGCTGATCCGGCAGGCGTTCCCCGACCCGGAGGCGCGGGCGCGCGGCATCGCTCTGTGGACGGTGGGCGGCGCGGTCGCCATCGCCGCGGGACCCGTGCTGGGCGGGCTGCTCACCACCGAGTGGAGCTGGCGCGTGGTGTTCTGCCTCAACGTGCCCGCCGGGCTCGCCGGTTTCCTGACGCTGATGCGGGCGGCGCGCTCCCCGCGCCACCCCGCCGTGTTCGACCCGCCGGGGCAGCTGACGGCGGTCCTGGCGCTGGCCGCGCTGACCTTCGCCGTGATCGAGGGCGGCCACCACGGGCTCACCCCCACGGTGCTGGCAGCGGCCGGGGTCGCGGTGCTGGCCGGGGCCGGTTTCGTGGCCGTCGAGGCACGGCGGCCCACGCCCATGCTGCCGCTGGAGTTGTTCCGGCAGCGCGGCGTCACCGTGCCGGTCATCGCGGGCTTCGCCTGCAACGCCGCCTTCTACGGCGGGGTGTTCGTGCTGAGCCTGTTCTTCCAGGAGCAGCGGGGGCAGTCGGCCTTCTCGGCCGGACTGATGTTCGTGCCGATGGCGGTGATCACCGCCAACTTCAACTACCTCTCGCCGCGGGCCGTCTCCCGGTACGGCCCGCGGGCGGTGGTCGTCGCGGGGCTGCTGGTCGGGACGGTCGGCTGCTGCGGACTGGCCGCTGTCGACTCCGGCACGCCGTGGTGGCTGATCGCCCTGCCGATGATCCCGCTGGGCATCGGCGGCTCCCTGGCCATGCCGGCGCTGACCTCCCTGATGCTCGACAGCGTCGCCGCCGAACGGGCCGGCACGGCGGCGGCGCTGCTCAACACCAGCCGCCAGACGGGCGGGGCGCTCAGCATCGCCGTCTTCGGTGCGCTCCTCGCGGGCGACTTCGCGCCGGGCATGCGGGAGAGCCTGCTGCTCGCCGCCGCCCTGCTGGTGGCCAACGCGCTGGGCGCGGCCGCACTGCTGCCGCGGCGGTGA
- a CDS encoding aromatic amino acid ammonia-lyase: MPHVPTVRHLELDGTGLSPRSVAAVARRDGGGARVTLSEAAVKRMHASVGLKETLLAQEIPIYAVTTGFGDSCVRQISPDKAHELQRNLVLYHLNGVGPAAVPAVARAAMLIRANALAKGVSAIRPEAVSMLLECLDRDILPLIPERGSVGASGDLVPLCYLAAALIGEGQVLHRGTVRPALDALREEGVEPLRLAPKEGIALINGTAFATAYAVLAAADARELAFTAELATAMTLEALHGNASALHPFIHAHKPHRGQVRSAEVVRTLLAGSRLATSFDDILMRRERLAGQSYLQLNERIQDKYSVRCAPQIIGIVHDTLDWAEEWLSTEINSATDNPLFDAEEFGLHLGGNFYAGHVGQAMDSLKTAVANLANLLDRQLALVVDEKFNEGLPPNLVVARRPDDPEAGLHHGFKGMQIAASAVTAEALKQTGPVSVFSRSTESHNQDIVSMGTISARDARTVNGLVREVAAIHLLALAQAVELRGVARASPAVRAVHGLIREHSAFVSRNRRLDQDIAAVSRLIETGALRRAAGFADEDLT, translated from the coding sequence ATGCCGCACGTGCCCACGGTCCGGCACCTCGAACTCGACGGAACGGGCCTGTCACCCCGCTCGGTCGCCGCGGTCGCGCGCCGTGACGGCGGCGGAGCACGGGTGACGCTCAGTGAAGCGGCCGTCAAGCGGATGCACGCCTCCGTCGGCCTCAAGGAGACGCTGCTGGCACAGGAGATCCCGATCTACGCCGTGACCACCGGCTTCGGGGACAGCTGCGTCCGGCAGATCTCGCCGGACAAGGCACACGAACTCCAGCGCAACCTGGTGCTCTACCACCTCAACGGCGTAGGGCCCGCGGCCGTGCCGGCGGTCGCCCGGGCGGCGATGCTCATCAGGGCCAACGCACTGGCCAAGGGGGTCTCGGCGATCCGGCCGGAGGCCGTGTCGATGCTGCTGGAGTGCCTCGACCGGGACATCCTCCCGCTGATCCCGGAACGCGGCTCGGTCGGCGCCAGCGGCGATCTGGTTCCGCTGTGCTACCTGGCCGCGGCACTGATCGGCGAAGGGCAGGTGCTGCACCGCGGCACCGTGCGGCCGGCCCTCGACGCCCTGCGCGAGGAGGGCGTCGAGCCCCTGCGGCTCGCACCGAAGGAGGGCATCGCGCTGATCAACGGGACCGCCTTCGCCACCGCGTACGCGGTCCTGGCCGCCGCGGACGCGCGGGAGCTGGCCTTCACCGCCGAACTCGCCACGGCCATGACGCTGGAGGCGCTGCACGGCAACGCGTCCGCGCTGCACCCCTTCATCCACGCGCACAAGCCGCACCGCGGCCAGGTCCGCTCCGCCGAGGTCGTCCGCACCCTGTTGGCCGGATCGCGGCTCGCCACGTCCTTCGACGACATCCTGATGCGCCGCGAGAGGCTGGCCGGGCAGAGCTACCTCCAGCTGAACGAGCGGATCCAGGACAAGTACTCGGTGCGCTGCGCCCCGCAGATCATCGGGATCGTCCACGACACGCTCGACTGGGCGGAGGAATGGCTCAGCACCGAGATCAACTCAGCCACCGACAACCCCCTCTTCGACGCCGAGGAGTTCGGGCTCCACCTCGGTGGCAACTTCTACGCGGGCCATGTCGGGCAGGCCATGGACAGCCTGAAGACCGCAGTGGCCAATCTGGCCAACCTGCTCGACCGCCAGCTGGCACTCGTCGTGGACGAAAAGTTCAACGAGGGGCTGCCGCCCAACCTGGTCGTCGCACGCCGTCCGGACGATCCCGAGGCGGGGCTGCACCACGGGTTCAAGGGCATGCAGATAGCGGCCTCGGCCGTCACCGCCGAAGCCCTCAAGCAGACGGGTCCGGTGTCGGTGTTCTCGCGCTCCACCGAGTCGCACAACCAGGACATCGTCAGCATGGGCACCATCTCGGCCCGTGACGCGCGCACCGTCAACGGCCTGGTCCGCGAAGTGGCGGCCATCCACCTGCTCGCCCTGGCCCAGGCGGTCGAGCTGCGCGGCGTCGCGCGGGCGTCGCCGGCCGTCCGGGCGGTGCACGGGCTGATCAGGGAGCACAGCGCCTTCGTCTCCCGCAACCGCCGGCTGGACCAGGACATCGCGGCGGTGAGCCGCCTGATCGAGACGGGGGCCCTGCGGCGCGCCGCGGGGTTCGCCGACGAAGACCTCACCTGA
- a CDS encoding class I adenylate-forming enzyme family protein gives MTRTATRSAGSRAGRVGIPFDTSGSTGVARRWFRLPRQMEREVELIGTHLVGPVDHVINYAPPQHLFGALFGQWLPRMARVPVHQAWTDPFAPLPVPSGARVLVVCIPMAWNLLHRSRPALERARSVVALHSSAAPPPAAHRLVHRAAPLLRAYELLGSTETGAIAHRPVAPEGSGAAPWQALPDVTLLRPAAASAGETAELVVRSPRLARPEGGTRPPARWATGDLVEFTGARSFRLVGRSGSLIKVNGVKVHLARIDERLRARLPRADCVALPRPGDPLAGEGYAVFWSGRHNGVDVADIRAALRDFPSPSQIVELAAVPRTVSGKPDRAALLAALRPSPALL, from the coding sequence ATGACGCGGACGGCGACCCGTTCCGCGGGGAGCCGGGCCGGACGTGTCGGGATCCCCTTCGACACGTCCGGCAGCACGGGGGTCGCGCGCCGCTGGTTCCGGCTGCCCCGGCAGATGGAGCGCGAGGTGGAGCTGATCGGCACGCACCTCGTCGGCCCGGTCGACCACGTGATCAACTACGCCCCGCCGCAGCACCTGTTCGGCGCCCTGTTCGGCCAGTGGCTGCCGCGCATGGCACGGGTCCCCGTCCACCAGGCGTGGACCGATCCGTTCGCGCCCCTGCCGGTCCCCTCCGGCGCGCGGGTCCTGGTCGTCTGCATCCCGATGGCCTGGAACCTGCTGCACCGCAGCCGGCCGGCGCTGGAGCGCGCGCGCTCGGTCGTCGCCCTGCACAGCTCGGCGGCCCCGCCGCCGGCGGCCCACCGGCTCGTCCACCGGGCCGCCCCGCTGCTGCGGGCGTACGAACTGCTGGGGTCGACCGAGACCGGGGCCATCGCCCACCGGCCGGTGGCCCCCGAGGGAAGCGGCGCGGCCCCGTGGCAGGCCCTGCCCGACGTGACCCTGCTGCGTCCCGCCGCCGCGTCGGCGGGGGAGACGGCGGAACTGGTGGTCCGCAGCCCGCGGCTGGCCCGCCCGGAGGGCGGGACGCGGCCTCCCGCCCGGTGGGCCACCGGTGACCTGGTGGAGTTCACCGGGGCCCGTTCCTTCCGGCTCGTCGGCCGCAGCGGCTCCCTGATCAAGGTGAACGGCGTCAAGGTCCACCTCGCCCGCATCGACGAGCGGCTGAGAGCTCGCCTGCCCCGGGCGGACTGCGTCGCGCTGCCCCGGCCCGGCGACCCGCTCGCCGGGGAGGGCTACGCGGTCTTCTGGTCCGGCCGGCACAACGGAGTGGACGTGGCGGACATCAGGGCTGCCCTGCGGGACTTCCCCAGCCCGTCGCAGATCGTTGAGCTGGCGGCCGTACCGAGGACCGTCAGCGGCAAACCGGACCGGGCCGCCCTGCTCGCGGCGCTCCGGCCGAGCCCCGCGCTCCTGTGA
- a CDS encoding AMP-binding protein codes for MNAREQADAHVRAMMRWHFDPATGSRYWLERRDRLGFDPVEDVRCVDDLLKFPNLVDELRDVPVEDLIPRGLDATEKVFAVYESGGTTGAPKRFVMFEGWFDQYMEWENSHYPDDGTGHALAVAPSGPHMLGEYSRRIAQARGGIRFSVDLDPRWVKRLMAAGDTAGAAAYVEHLVDQAELVLQSQDIAFLITTPPLLARMAERPSVRTLIQEKVRLVLWTGAHMDPDTLDYLSTEFFPKVRFRGSYGSTSVLSGTVQRPDPEGTGGTVFDSYAPFVLYRVVDPATGEPVPYGSEGAVVMNYLTKYGLVPNSLERDLATRVPSPTGAGDSLRDIHPVAEVDGQKMIEGVY; via the coding sequence ATGAACGCCCGCGAACAAGCCGACGCGCACGTCCGAGCCATGATGCGCTGGCACTTCGACCCGGCGACGGGCTCCCGGTACTGGCTGGAGCGCCGCGACCGGCTGGGCTTCGACCCGGTCGAGGACGTGCGGTGCGTCGACGACCTGCTGAAGTTCCCCAACCTGGTGGACGAGCTCCGGGACGTCCCGGTGGAGGACCTGATCCCCCGGGGCCTGGACGCCACGGAGAAGGTGTTCGCCGTGTACGAGAGCGGCGGCACCACGGGGGCGCCCAAGCGCTTCGTGATGTTCGAGGGCTGGTTCGACCAGTACATGGAGTGGGAGAACTCCCACTACCCCGACGACGGCACGGGACACGCGCTGGCCGTGGCGCCCAGCGGACCCCACATGCTCGGCGAGTACTCCCGGCGCATCGCGCAGGCCAGGGGCGGCATCCGGTTCTCCGTCGACCTGGACCCGCGCTGGGTCAAACGCCTCATGGCCGCCGGTGACACCGCCGGCGCCGCCGCCTACGTCGAACACCTCGTCGACCAGGCCGAACTGGTCCTGCAGTCGCAGGACATCGCCTTCCTGATCACGACGCCCCCGCTGCTCGCCCGCATGGCCGAACGGCCCTCGGTCCGCACGCTGATCCAGGAGAAGGTGCGCCTGGTGCTCTGGACCGGAGCGCACATGGACCCCGACACACTGGACTACCTGTCCACCGAGTTCTTCCCCAAGGTGCGGTTCAGGGGGTCCTACGGCAGCACCTCCGTCCTCAGCGGCACGGTCCAGCGGCCCGACCCGGAGGGCACGGGCGGGACGGTCTTCGACTCGTACGCCCCCTTCGTCCTCTACCGGGTGGTGGACCCCGCCACCGGTGAACCCGTCCCGTACGGATCGGAAGGGGCCGTGGTCATGAACTACCTCACCAAGTACGGCCTCGTGCCCAACAGCCTGGAGCGCGACCTGGCCACGCGGGTCCCCAGCCCCACGGGAGCCGGGGACTCCCTGCGGGACATCCATCCCGTCGCCGAGGTGGACGGCCAGAAGATGATCGAGGGCGTCTACTAG
- a CDS encoding acyl carrier protein → MRTTDRTEISARVLALLEKRFGDAARALPADAELSSALPGFDSLAALEYVNAVEGEFGIEVDFVGDDVRYWFSTLDRTAEYVRECVEDRAA, encoded by the coding sequence ATGCGCACCACTGACCGGACCGAGATCAGCGCCCGCGTCCTGGCCCTCCTGGAGAAGCGCTTCGGCGACGCCGCCCGCGCGCTGCCCGCGGACGCGGAGCTGTCCAGCGCGCTGCCGGGCTTCGACAGCCTGGCGGCCCTGGAGTACGTCAACGCCGTCGAGGGCGAGTTCGGCATCGAGGTCGACTTCGTGGGGGACGACGTCCGCTACTGGTTCAGCACACTCGACCGGACCGCCGAGTACGTGCGCGAGTGCGTCGAGGACCGGGCGGCATGA